ATCCCTGACGGCGGAGCTTGCGCAGGTGCGCAAAGAGCTGAAGGCGATTCACGCCCTTCACGAGAATCGGCTTGCACAGATCCAGGCCAAGCACGCGGCCGAGCTCGAGCTGGCTCGCGGCACGAGTCGCGCGCAAGTGGAGATCGCTGGCGCACGCGCCGCAGCGGAAGTCGCCGTGGCGAAGGCGCAACGCGAAGACGAAGAGCTCACGCGACGCACCGAGTACGAGCGCTTGGAAGCACTGGTGAACGAGTTGAGTGAAGAGATAGACGTGCTGTCGACCTTCTCTCGGGAGCGCGCAGCCGCGTTCTACGAGGAGCGCGTGCGGCGCGATCAGGCCGACGTGCAGCGCACCGAAGCGCAGCGCAAGGAAACGAAACGAGCCCTGCAGCAAGCCAAACATCACGCGCAGAGCAGCGGCTTGCGGACGGCGACGGACATGGCAGCCATCGACGCGGCACTTGCGTTGGCAAGCGCTCAGTTTCAGGAGGCGGATCTGATCTACCGCGACGCGGCGGCGCGCCTGGCCGACTCGGAACGCAAGCTCGCGGCGGCCCGCGGCTAGGCGCGCGCAGGCGACGGCACTAAGCGCGCGCAGGCGAAGGCCCGAGCGGCTACTCGGCCAAGCGGAACACCAGCCGGCCTGCCCAGGCCAGAGCCGCCAGCGTCAGCAGCGTGCCACCGAAGAAGCGCACGCGATCGCGCGGAAAGCGCGCGACGATATGCAAGATCCCATCGCGTAGCGTCACTTCTTCGCGCTCACCGTGCATGAGCGCGGGACGCTCGGAAACGTAGACGCAGGGCCGACCGTCAGCGAGGCGCGGACCGCGAATGCCGTCCTCCGACGACTCGACCACGCGCGCCTCGGCAGTGCACATGGGCCAGGCTCCGACCCTCTCGGAGCGGGCGAGGGCGAGACCACGAGCCGAGACGAGCGCATAGCCGCCGCCCAGGATCGCGACGACGAAGAAAAGCATGCGCGCGCGATAGGGCGCCTGGTTCATCGCACGCAACAGGCCCGGCAGCACGACGAGAGTGAGCAGTGAGACGAGCAGCACCCAGGGCGACGTTCCGTCCTGGCTGGCACCCAAGTCATACAGCTGGGAGGCGAGACGCTCGACGGTTCGCTGGTCGGAGAAGAAATCCCACAGAGGCAAGAGCGCCGCGCCGAAGCCGACGAGAAGCGCGACGGCGACTTGAGTCAGCGCTCGATGGCGCTCGCCGTCGTCGACCAGCGTGCCGGCGGGTGGCCCCGAGTCCGCGCGCGCGTCCGAGTCGGCGACGGAGTTGGAGATGCTGTCTGCCTCGGCGTCGACTTCGGGGTGTGAGTCTCGAGCGGTTGCGGAGTCGGGATTGGAGTCCCTGGCGTCAGCGGAATCGGAGATCGCGGCGGCGCGGGGGTCCGTCTCGAGAAAGGTGACGGCCTCGGACCCGGAATCCCGGTCGGCGTCGCCCGCGGAGGCGCGCCTAGCAAGCAGCGGAGCCTGGGACGGATGGGGCGCGAGGCTGCGCAGGATCAGCACCACGAAAAAGCCGTAACCGACGAGTACCGCGAGCTGCGGCGCCAGCAAGAGCGCACGCAGCAGCCAAGGATACTCCTGCGCCCAGGCGCTCTGCCCAAGCCCGACGACCGGCAAGGCCACGTCGAGAGCGAACGCTGCTGCCGTTCCGACGCGCAGCGGCGACGGGACCTCGACGCCGCGACCTTCTGCAACACGAGCGACACCGAACAGGAGAGCGCCAATGCCGAGCACCCGCAGCACCATGTAGCTCCCCAAACGCAGCGTGCTGTCCCCGCCGAGCAGCGCAACCGCATTCATCGTGGCAGCGCCCGCCAGCGCCAACGCCGCCACGCCTAGCGGCTGAGCCCATCGCGCTGCGCCGCCTCGCGCCATGAGAAGCGCGGCTGCAGCGATGATCGCGGTCAGCACGCTGTACAGAACTCGGTAGCCGAGGGTCACCAGGGCGCTCGTAGCGAGTACGCTCTGGGCGACACGAGGGTCCTGCTTGGCCGCGACGAGGGCGTTCGTTGAGATGAGCTGGGTCGTGATGCTGCCGAGGGTGATCAATGTCCAACAGACCAGGCTCGACTCCAAACCGCGACGTAGTTGGCCGTCGGCGGTACGGGGCGCGCTGGCAGGTTCGGACATCGGCGCCGCATCATCCCTCAACGCGGACCTCGATGGCGATGGATCCGCCGGCGCAGCGACGGCGCGGCGAACGGGGTGGCCATCGGCCACTGGCTGCCGCCAGCACCGCCACCCCGTTTCCGGCGCAGAACCCCGGATTTTTCGGCAATTCCTGGGCGGCACGCTCCTCGCAATGGTCAGGGGCAGGGTCCAAGGGCCCAGCAAGAAAGGAATCGCACCATGAAAGAAAGCAAAATGAAAATCGCCTACGTGATCACCGAACGTGACGGACGCAGCTACTGGAACCGAGTCGGCGTGGCATTCGTGAACCGCGACGGCTCACTGAACGTGAAGCTCGAGGCCATGCCGGTGAGCGGAGAGATCCAGATCCGGGACTACGTCCCCAAGGACGAGAATGCCACCCCACCGCTGCGCCGATCCAACGGCACCAGTCTCGTGGAGCTTTCCTGAGGAACTGTTTCCATGACGTGGGTGGAAGCAAACGCGCCGGATCCCTCCGACGCGCAACCTGACCTTCCCCGCGGGGGCCGCTGGTCGGCCCCCGCGCCTGCCCACACGAGCAATCTCGTTCCGTTGCTCGTGCGTGGTGCCGTCGTGCTCATCGGCGTTCTGACCCTCGCTGGAGTCGGTGCCGCTGCCTCGGCGGCCCACCTTCCTACGGCGGCAGCGCTTCTCGACGGCGGCCTTGGTCTCCAGGCGCAGATGGGCTCGGCATGGCTCGCACCATCCCCCGAAGCCTCAGAGCGCAAGGAGACGGAACCAACGACAGTACAGACGCCGACGCCGAATCCCGCGGAAAGCCTGGCGCCCCATCCCTCTCACGAGGGGGGCAATTCCCCAGCGCTGACCGCGGACGGCAAGGTCATTCTCAACCAAGCGGATGAGAACGATTTGCAGCGACTACCCGGTGTGGGACGGAAGCGCGCAGAAGCCATTCTGGCGCTACGCCAACGCTTGGGTAGGTTCAAGCGCATGCACCAGCTGCTGCGCGTCAAGGGCATCGGTCCGCGAGCGCTGCGGCGCATCCGGGAGCAAGCCGTCCTCGATGCCCCCAAAGAAGAATAAGCACCGTCTGCCCACGACGAGTCTTGGCATCCGTCGTGGGCAGCAGTTTCGCCGAAAGGTTGAGTCACACGCGGCGCAGAGGTAACCCCACGCCATGTCGCAGCGGCTTGTCCTTCATCGCCTGGCGACCGCCTTCACCCTCACCATCAGCCTGGGAGTGACGGTCGGCTCCTGCGGCGGCGGGGCTCCTGAGCCCTCGAGTCCGACGCCGCCCACCGCGAGCGCCGCACCTAGCCACAGCGCAGATGCAGCAGTCGTCGAGCCCGCACCGCCCGTGGACGGCGCGCCCGACGGTGCAGCCGCCACCACCGCCAGTGTGTGCCCAGCAGACATGGTGCATGTGAAGCAGGACTACTGCCCCGACATGGAGCGCACCTGTTTGAAGAACGAATACGATCGCTCCAATCACATCTCCATCTGCCACCGCTTCAAGGAAGGCGCGCAGACCTGCAAGGCCAAGCGCATCCCCTTGGACTACTGCATCGACGTGTACGAGTACCCGAACAAGAAGGGTGCGCGCCCGCCCGTGATGATGGATTGGTACGACGCCATGGGGCTCTGCGCAGCCAAAGGCAAGCGCCTTTGCTACGAGGCCGAGTGGGTGGCCGCCTGCGAAGGGCCGCAGGAAAAGCCGTTTCCTTACGGCTGGGCTCGCTCAGCCGACAAGTGCAACATCGACAATCGCTGGATCAATCCGTCACTGAAGAAGATCTACTCAGCTGATCCCAGCGTGAGCAAACCCGAGCTGGATCGCCTGTGGCAGGGGGTCAATAGCGGCGAGCGTCCCGAATGCGTCAGTGACTACGGGGTCCACGACATGACAGGCAACGTGGACGAGTGGGCCATCGCGGATCGAGACCGTCCCGAAGAGCGCGCCGTGTTCGCCGCCCTCAAGGGCGGCGCCTGGGGCCACGTGCGCAACGCCTGCCGCCCCGTGACGACCAGTCACGAACCCGAGTTCCGCTACTACTTCGTCAGCTTTCGTTGCTGCAAAGACTCGGCGGCGGCCACTCACTGAGGCGCGACGAAGTGCCCGCCGCGCGTGGCGCAATCGGCCTTGGCCTGCTTGGCGGTGAACTTGTCGTCGTAGTACCAGAGATTCGCGCAGTGCGTGGCGTCGGCAATCAGGCAACTGCCCAGCGCGTTCTTGGCGGCGCAGCCGTCTTTGGTCGAAAAACTCCCCGCGCCACACGCCGCCTGCACGGCGGACTGGGTGTACCCGTCGCCGTAGTTCACGCACGTCCCGTCGAGCTTCTGCGCGTCACAGGTCATTTCGATGGCGCAGTGCCCCCCCAACACGAAGTTCCCGTCGTGGCTGGTGCACGAGGTCCGCGCCGTCGGCTCGTCGAAGAACGTAGTGCTGAGCCAGCCCGCTGAGCAGCGATTCCCCAGCTCGTCGATGCAGACCCCGACCTTGTCCACGGGCTCGCAGGCTGCGTCGTCGTAGGTACCCGTGCAGTCGCTCTTCACGCCTGTGACCAGCTTCGAGTAGGACTCGCACTGGACCGCGCTGTCGCAGCTCTGCGTGAACACGCAGCCGATCAAACCGTAGCTCGGGGCTGTACTCCCGCCGCTACCAACGCTGCCGGCACATCCCGCCGCACCGCTCGTCGTGCCGCCGCTACTACTGCCGCCGCTGCTCGTGCCGCCGCTACTCGCGCCGGCCGAGCCGCCGCTCGCAGGTGAGCCCGCGGCCCCCGACGCCCCCGCCGACGCAGCGGCGCCGCCGCTTCCGGATGCTGCCGCGCTGCCGGCGGATCCCGACGCGCCCGCACTACCGCCGGTCACGGACGCATCCGGGACCGTTCCCCCAGTGCCGTCGGTGCAGCCACGCAGACCTCCGCTGCCTCCGGGCGAGCGGCCGCGGGGCGGTCCGTCCGGGTTGTTGCAGCCGAGCGCGAGGCTGAAGAAAGCGATCAGCACGGCTGCCGCGGTGTTCTTGCTCTGCACCATTCAGCACCAAGCCTACACGATTTCCGCCAAGGACACCGCCGTCGCCCCTTTCCAGCCGCGGCCAGCGGCAGTAGCGCACGGCCGTGACCGGCGGCATTCGCATGGGAGTCGCGCTGAGCGAGATCGGCCGGGCCGAGCGCCACCGCGGTGAGACGAGTCCCGTACCGACGCGCGCCAAGCTCGACGCCTTCTGCAAAGCGTTGAGCGATGCGACCGGGATCTCGGTCAAACCCTACGCGGCTCCGCGCTACGATCGCTTGTTGCGCCGTCTGCGCTTGGGAGAGGTGGAATTGGCGTGGCTGCCACCGGTCTTGGCACTCACTGCTTTGCCCAAAGACGCGGTGCCCCTGGCCTTGCCCATGCGCGGCAAGGACGCGTGGTTCTGGACGGCGCTGTTCACGCGCGCAGACAGCCCGATAGTCGAACTGACGGACCTTTCACAGGCGCACGTAGTCTGGGTGAACCGGGAAAGCGCTTCCGGCTACCTCGTCATGCGCGCCGCCCTCCGCGCCGAAGGCATCGACCCGGATCGCGCATTTGCCAAGCAGTCCTTTGCCCAGAGTCACGACGCGATGGTGCGAACGGTGATGGACGATGCCACGGCAGTCGGCTCCACCTATCTGCACCTCGACCAAAAGGGGGCCGCGTCGCGCGCGGGTTGGGCCAACCAGGAAGTGCGCGTGCTCAAGCGAGCAGGCCCGATTCCATCGGACCTGCTGGCGGCATCCAAGGAACTGGCCGAGCCCCTGCGCGAGCGCGTCGCGGCTGCGCTGACCGAGGGCACTCACCCCGCCCTGCAAGAGGCCGCTTCCGCGTTGTTTTTCGCCACACACCTGAGCCGCGTGGAAGCCTCACACCTGTCTCATCTCGAGGTGCTGGGCCGCTACTTGCTTCGCGAGCGCATCCCCTGACTCCGCGGTATCGATCCGAGGTGCTACTGGATGGGTGACGCTTTGGGCGACACGCTCCCGTTGCGCTCGAACGCGTAGTACTTGGCGGGGTCGCGGTCGTAGCCATCGGTG
The nucleotide sequence above comes from Polyangiaceae bacterium. Encoded proteins:
- a CDS encoding PhnD/SsuA/transferrin family substrate-binding protein, which translates into the protein MTGGIRMGVALSEIGRAERHRGETSPVPTRAKLDAFCKALSDATGISVKPYAAPRYDRLLRRLRLGEVELAWLPPVLALTALPKDAVPLALPMRGKDAWFWTALFTRADSPIVELTDLSQAHVVWVNRESASGYLVMRAALRAEGIDPDRAFAKQSFAQSHDAMVRTVMDDATAVGSTYLHLDQKGAASRAGWANQEVRVLKRAGPIPSDLLAASKELAEPLRERVAAALTEGTHPALQEAASALFFATHLSRVEASHLSHLEVLGRYLLRERIP
- a CDS encoding helix-hairpin-helix domain-containing protein, which encodes MTWVEANAPDPSDAQPDLPRGGRWSAPAPAHTSNLVPLLVRGAVVLIGVLTLAGVGAAASAAHLPTAAALLDGGLGLQAQMGSAWLAPSPEASERKETEPTTVQTPTPNPAESLAPHPSHEGGNSPALTADGKVILNQADENDLQRLPGVGRKRAEAILALRQRLGRFKRMHQLLRVKGIGPRALRRIREQAVLDAPKEE
- a CDS encoding SUMF1/EgtB/PvdO family nonheme iron enzyme — protein: MSQRLVLHRLATAFTLTISLGVTVGSCGGGAPEPSSPTPPTASAAPSHSADAAVVEPAPPVDGAPDGAAATTASVCPADMVHVKQDYCPDMERTCLKNEYDRSNHISICHRFKEGAQTCKAKRIPLDYCIDVYEYPNKKGARPPVMMDWYDAMGLCAAKGKRLCYEAEWVAACEGPQEKPFPYGWARSADKCNIDNRWINPSLKKIYSADPSVSKPELDRLWQGVNSGERPECVSDYGVHDMTGNVDEWAIADRDRPEERAVFAALKGGAWGHVRNACRPVTTSHEPEFRYYFVSFRCCKDSAAATH